A segment of the Desulfofundulus kuznetsovii DSM 6115 genome:
GGCGGCAGCATGAATGCAGGGACCTGGCGGCGCTGGTATCCCGGTTGATGGGGGAATCCTTCGCCCTGCCCTTCAGTCAGTGTCCCGTTTTTAAGCCTGACCCGTGGTGTACCTTCCGCCTGTATAGCGGGCTGAAGTTTGCCCTCAACCTGGGGGTGGCCGGGATAGGTAAGAACGGGAGCTCCGTTTCCGGGGATAGTTACGCCTTCCTGCCCTTAAGGGAAGGCAAGTTTGCCCTGGTCTTAAGCGACGGCATGGGCAGCGGTGCGGAGGCGGCCCTGGAAAGCAGTACGGCCGTATCCCTGCTGGGCAGGCTTTTAGAAACGGGGCTGGACCGCAACCTGGCCGTAAAAACCGTTAATTCCATCATGATCCTCCGTTCACCCGGGGAAACTTTTGCCACCCTGGACATGGCCATGCTGGACCTTTACGAAGGCCAGGCCGATTTTGTCAAAATTGGTGCCCCACCTACCTTTCTTATTAGAAACAGGCGGGTCAGTATGATCCGCGCCAGTTCCCTGCCGGTGGGCATTATCAGGGACATTGACGTGGCTTCCGTGGCCAGGACCCTTCTGGAAAGGGACGTACTGGTCATGGTCAGTGACGGCATCATCGACTCTTACCGCGGTTCGGGAGATAAGGAGGACTGGATCCTTGGCGTGCTCCAGGAGATAAGCGACTTCAGCCCCCAGGAGATGGCTGAGTTGCTGCTCAAGCTGGCCCAGACCGGAGCGGGCGGGGAAAAACAAAATGCGGACGACATGACCGTGCTGGTGGCCCGGGTGGAAAAGGCGACGCCCTCCTAAGGAGGGCTTTTTTACTGACCGTTAAAGATATCACATTTTCTACCACCGGGAAGGAAAAAGATATTATTTGTGGAATTGTAGTATTTCGGATGCGTATTTGGGAGTGCCGGGGATGGCTTTGGAACAAAACGTGCGTATTTTCATGGATAAATTCCACATGATCTCCCCCGGGGATAAGGTGCTGGTCGGGGTGTCCGGCGGCCCCGATTCGGTGGCTCTTTTGCATTTGCTCTGGCGCATGAAAGAGGAGCTGCAAATTTCCCTGGCTGTGGCCCATTTAAACCACATGTTTCGCGGAGAGGAGGCCCGGGCCGATGCCCGGCTGGTGGAAGGACTGGCGAAAAGCCTGGGACTGCCGGTGCATGTGGAAGAATTTGACGTGCCCGCTTACCGGGAACGCACCGGCCTTTCGGCCCAGGATGCGGCCCGCCGGGTGCGTTACCGCTTTTTCGAGGAAGTAGCCAGGCGTACCGGTGCCTCCCGGGTGGCCCTGGGCCATCACGCCGACGACCAGGCGGAAACCATTCTCTTTAATTTCCTGCGTGGCACGGGACTGGCCGGTTTAAAGGGCATCCCCCCTGTCCGGGGAAAGTACATTCGCCCCCTGCTGGACATCCGCCGGCGCGAAATCGAGGATTATTGCCGGGAACACTCCCTGCCCGTGCGGGAGGATGCTTCCAACAAGAAAACCATTTACACCCGCAACCGGATTCGCCTGGAATTAATTCCCCGTCTGGAGGCGGATTATAACCCCCGGCTGGTTGATGCTCTTGTACACCTGGGGCACATTTGCCGGGAGGAAAACGATTACCTGGAAGAACAGGCCGCCCTCCTTTACGGGCGGGCATTAAAAACTCAAAAGGAGCACTACCTGCTCTTTGCTGTTACCGAGCTGTTATCCTCTCCCCCGGCCCTGGTGCGCCGTGTTTTGCGCCGGGCCTGGCGTCACCTCACCGGTGAAGTAGATTTATCCTATCTACAGGTGGAGTCCCTGCTGGCCCTTTTGCATAACCCTGCCGGAGGCAAAGTGGTGGAGCTCCCCCGGGGGGTAAGGGCGTCCCGCCAGGGTCAGGTTTTGCGCCTGTGGATAGGGGGTGATGCCCCTGGTGTGCCCGATTACAGTTATCCCCTGGAAGTGCCGGGCATAACCTATATTCCAGAGATTAATTCTTCCATCAAGGCCCGGCTCATTTCCATTGACGAAGCCCCTGATCCCCGGTTTCTTTCTGCCCGGGAAGCCCTTTTAGATTATGATACCCTGCCCGGGCTACTGGCCGTCCGCCGGCGCCGGGACGGGGACCGGTTTCACCCCCTGGGCATGCCCGCCCGTACGAAATTAAAAAAGTTTCTCATTGAGCAGGGGATTCCCCGGCAAGAGCGGGATTGCCTGCCCCTGGTTGTGGCCGGGGACGAAATTATCTGGGTGGGGGGAGTGCGTCCCGGCGAACCATGGAAAGTCACCCCTGAAACAAAGAGGTGCCTTTATTTGCAAATCCTGGAGGGAAAAGTGCCGGGCGCAAAAATAATTGAAACAGGACCGTAAATATGTTAAAATTAAGCTTATGGTTGAATTCACCGGCTTTGTCGAGAGGAGTGGCTTTGTTGAGCAAGGTCCTGAAAAATTTAAGCATATACCTGCTGATCGTGCTGGTTATTATAATGCTGATTAAATATACCCAGCCGCCTAATACAGGGATGGAAGAGTGGACTTACAACAGGTTTTTCCAGGCGGTAAATCAGGGCCAGGTTCAGGAAGTGACCATTCAGTCCCGGGAACATACAAACCTGATCACCGGAACAACGAAAAACGGTACCAGGTTTCAGGTTACAGGGTTGAAAAATGATGCCCAGATAGCTACTTTTTTGCTGGAAAAAGGGGTTGAAGTAAAAATTCAAGAGCCCCCCTCCCCGGGCTGGTGGGCCAATATCCTGACCAGCCTTTTGCCCATCTTGATTTTCGTATTGCTCTTCT
Coding sequences within it:
- the tilS gene encoding tRNA lysidine(34) synthetase TilS translates to MALEQNVRIFMDKFHMISPGDKVLVGVSGGPDSVALLHLLWRMKEELQISLAVAHLNHMFRGEEARADARLVEGLAKSLGLPVHVEEFDVPAYRERTGLSAQDAARRVRYRFFEEVARRTGASRVALGHHADDQAETILFNFLRGTGLAGLKGIPPVRGKYIRPLLDIRRREIEDYCREHSLPVREDASNKKTIYTRNRIRLELIPRLEADYNPRLVDALVHLGHICREENDYLEEQAALLYGRALKTQKEHYLLFAVTELLSSPPALVRRVLRRAWRHLTGEVDLSYLQVESLLALLHNPAGGKVVELPRGVRASRQGQVLRLWIGGDAPGVPDYSYPLEVPGITYIPEINSSIKARLISIDEAPDPRFLSAREALLDYDTLPGLLAVRRRRDGDRFHPLGMPARTKLKKFLIEQGIPRQERDCLPLVVAGDEIIWVGGVRPGEPWKVTPETKRCLYLQILEGKVPGAKIIETGP